A genomic segment from Aegilops tauschii subsp. strangulata cultivar AL8/78 chromosome 1, Aet v6.0, whole genome shotgun sequence encodes:
- the LOC109762592 gene encoding uncharacterized protein At5g39865-like has protein sequence MAMWPSWVKTRASSSKSSPPTALVAAAATTRRFSIASHFPSLKDIPSLVRPEHPRPPRVFHRLRVAASALRLLRALKSASAHATARELEVHVVLYSTSLRVVRRTYEDCYTVRFILRGIGATVDERDLAVDNAFVAEFAALLPPRLGLALPQVFVDGRHLGGVEEVQRLHECGELNRIVAAPISPGPAHPPCGRCGDERHVPCGSCDGSRKKHSDDGSGKKQSDEDGVLTCAACNASGLVRCPDCLFPAAA, from the coding sequence ATGGCCATGTGGCCTTCTTGGGTGAAGACGCGCGCTTCCAGTTCCAAATCCTCCCCACCCACCGCGCTCGtcgccgctgccgccaccacccgGCGCTTCTCCATCGCCTCCCACTTCCCCTCCCTCAAGGACATCCCGTCGCTGGTCCGCCCGGAGCACCCCCGCCCGCCGCGCGTCTTCCACCGCCTCCGCGTCGCGGCCTCCGCCCTCCGCCTCCTCCGCGCCCTCAAGTCGGCCTCGGCGCACGCCACCGCCCGGGAGCTAGAGGTGCACGTCGTGCTCTACTCCACCTCCCTCCGCGTCGTCCGCCGCACCTACGAGGACTGCTACACCGTGCGCTTCATCCTGCGGGGGAtcggcgccaccgtcgacgagcGCGACCTGGCCGTGGACAACGCCTTCGTGGCGGAGTTCGCCGCGCTCCTGCCGCCCCGCCTGGGCCTGGCCCTCCCGCAGGTCTTCGTGGACGGCCGGCACCTCGGTGGCGTCGAGGAGGTCCAGCGCCTCCACGAGTGCGGCGAGCTCAACCGCATCGTCGCGGCCCCGATATCCCCCGGCCCGGCCCATCCCCCCTGCGGCCGCTGCGGCGACGAGCGCCACGTGCCCTGCGGCAGCTGCGACGGGAGCCGGAAGAAGCACAGCGACGACGGGAGCGGCAAGAAACAGAGCGACGAGGACGGCGTCCTCACCTGCGCCGCCTGCAACGCGAGCGGCCTCGTCCGATGCCCGGACTGCCTCTTCCCGGCGGCCGCCTGA